The following are encoded in a window of Tolypothrix sp. PCC 7712 genomic DNA:
- a CDS encoding IS4 family transposase, translating into MPLVNFQAQTACLDSQQILLALSQVIPAQTITKAIETTCSSQRRLRILPTYVIVTLVIALSFWSSDSIVDVFKNLIHGLSSLHIPSGLRLQPPSASSITEARQRTGAAVMRRLFELVAKPLATILTPDAFLGEFRIMAVDGTVFDVPDTPTNARVFGYPGSPKGTYPGFPKVRLVFLVEAGTHLIIDAFCSPYRIGERRGALKLLRSINSSMLLMWDRGLHSFKMVHTVIQQQGHFLGRVPAHVKFQVVKTLADGSYLSWIAPDGQSRKKGATRISVRIIEYVIEEDSTLKTYRLITNLMDVDKFPALLLAQEYHKRWEAENTLDELKVHLLARKIPIRSKNPREVVQELYGWLLAHYCLRCLMFQSSNLKNISPLRLSFVGSLRVIRRAIPEFQRQINTNVDINLYYSWLMAEISDLEIPLRQQRSNPRVVKKARSKFKSKKRSHRNNCTPRQQLSFQIIKRAS; encoded by the coding sequence ATGCCACTGGTAAATTTTCAGGCACAAACAGCCTGTCTAGATTCTCAACAAATACTTTTAGCTTTGTCACAGGTAATTCCGGCTCAAACCATCACCAAGGCTATTGAAACTACTTGTAGCTCTCAACGAAGACTCAGAATATTACCAACTTATGTCATAGTTACCTTAGTCATTGCCTTGAGTTTTTGGTCATCTGATTCAATTGTTGATGTGTTCAAAAATCTCATTCATGGTTTGAGTTCTTTACACATACCATCAGGTTTACGTCTTCAACCCCCATCTGCTTCATCAATTACAGAAGCCCGTCAAAGAACCGGAGCAGCTGTAATGAGAAGGTTATTTGAACTGGTGGCAAAGCCCTTAGCAACAATATTAACACCTGATGCTTTTTTGGGGGAATTCAGAATTATGGCTGTAGACGGAACAGTTTTTGATGTTCCAGATACTCCCACAAATGCTAGAGTCTTTGGCTATCCTGGTTCTCCTAAAGGGACATATCCAGGCTTTCCTAAAGTCAGATTAGTCTTTTTGGTAGAAGCAGGTACTCATTTAATTATAGATGCTTTTTGTTCTCCCTATCGTATTGGAGAAAGAAGAGGTGCTTTAAAATTACTACGCAGTATTAATTCTAGTATGTTATTAATGTGGGACAGAGGATTGCATTCTTTTAAGATGGTTCATACTGTCATCCAACAACAAGGTCATTTCCTTGGTCGTGTTCCTGCCCATGTGAAGTTTCAAGTAGTAAAAACGTTGGCAGATGGTTCTTATTTATCTTGGATTGCACCTGATGGACAGTCAAGAAAGAAGGGGGCAACCCGAATTTCAGTTCGTATTATTGAATATGTGATTGAGGAGGATAGTACTCTAAAAACCTATCGGTTGATTACTAATTTAATGGATGTTGATAAGTTTCCGGCTTTGCTGTTAGCACAAGAGTACCATAAGCGATGGGAAGCTGAGAATACTTTAGATGAGTTGAAAGTACATCTATTAGCAAGGAAAATTCCTATTCGTTCTAAGAATCCTCGTGAAGTGGTGCAAGAACTTTATGGTTGGTTGTTGGCTCATTATTGTTTACGTTGTTTGATGTTTCAAAGTAGCAATTTGAAGAATATTTCTCCTTTAAGGTTAAGTTTTGTTGGGAGTTTACGAGTGATTCGGCGTGCTATTCCTGAGTTCCAACGCCAGATAAATACGAATGTGGATATTAATTTATATTATAGTTGGTTAATGGCGGAAATTTCTGATTTAGAAATACCTTTACGACAACAGCGAAGTAATCCTAGAGTGGTGAAGAAGGCTCGTTCTAAGTTTAAGAGTAAAAAACGAAGTCACAGGAATAATTGTACTCCAAGACAACAGTTATCTTTTCAAATTATTAAACGTGCAAGTTGA